A region of Papilio machaon chromosome 14, ilPapMach1.1, whole genome shotgun sequence DNA encodes the following proteins:
- the LOC106711992 gene encoding symplekin, giving the protein MASKYHQSAQANAQAQLVQWINDAGLSEGTKRANLLRKIMEVMIHQAPQTIPMYIENVLSFVSDKSTDVKKQVVAFIEELSKQFPEYLPKIIGQLQMLVIDSVIAVQKRAIQAASIAYRNVLIWLCKSNAEIQEMQHVWEHLNKLKLLILNMIDSENEGIRTHSIKFLEEVVLLQSSSEDTEDEFSLDKLPAHLPFLKRHALEEEAEHIFQLLLKFHNSQHISSVNLMACMTTLCLLAKLRPKFMPRVVQALGDLHTTLPPTLSQSQVNSVRKHLKMLLLNLIKHPSSNDMLPNLTQLLADIGMTPQEINKAVPKDRRNKRVNEIKGDDNPAKRFRIDSPQSNSQGSDSNSRSEFNYEDDSSQHSISISKASVTEDSIFDGLNNIDCVVNLIISTLQNHLPTTMPSSFVTAYKPIPNSGTKTQKKSLAKMILALIKDEPMPTTPTLTPNPTLTPTPTVNPTPIQPPLLSDTTTKIPLLRDDDEKVTLKNAVAKLQESAKAEREMESAVSKLMEETRQEHIKAEERKTKEKEKLVAPPTPSIPKLKQKVKLLKLQELTRPIPKDIKEKLMLQAVERILRAEQDCIIGGAEQIRSKFITIFASSYTSDIRELVLNYILEDPVKRIDLALSWLYEEYSIMQGFNRHPLTLKNINEKYDQNYNQLLCSLITQVCERGDPLMENSKDLLMRKIYLESPVVTEEAIDYLKHLVSEEKMALLALDLLEELCLMRPPRAHKYVASLVTHVLSDNEEIREVALKSSLKVYKNSTDSARRVIEKSALLHLGFITLSTPPEIISPQHARVWTDEQYKMCLNLVIALFPEKEDLILEVARVYGSAGAEAKRCVLRALEGPVRAAATPPTAQTTPPTAQATPPAPPTLRPAFRLLLDECPRGAETLLTRLVHILTEKSPPTPELVSKVRELYASRVSDVRFLIPVLTGLTKKEILAALPKLIKLNPAVVREVFNKLLGLQNSPDEEPPVSPQDLLVELHLIDPSKADLKYIIKATAICFAEKNTYTQDVLSAVLQRLAEEREIPVLMMRSVLQALTLHPTLAPLATHILSLLIEKEVWRHKVAWEGWVKCCERLQALGSSGVVPLLAALPPPALASLPASLQQLAMEPQTGNPIEPLPPGMD; this is encoded by the exons atggcTAGTAAATATCATCAGAGTGCTCAAGCTAATGCCCAAGCGCAG CTAGTACAATGGATAAACGATGCTGGCCTATCGGAAGGTACAAAAAGGGcgaatttattaagaaaaataatggaAGTTATGATACATCAAGCACCTCAAACCATACCTATGTacatagaaaatgttttgagTTTTGTCAGTGACAAATCTACTGATGTAAAAAAGCAGGTTGTTGCTTTCATCGAAGAGTTAAG cAAACAATTCCCTGAGTATCTGCCAAAGATAATTGGGCAACTGCAAATGTTAGTAATAGACTCAGTAATAGCTGTACAGAAGCGTGCCATACAAGCAGCCAGTATAGCATACCGGAATGTTTTGATATGGCTCTGTAAGAGCAATGCGGAAATACAAGAAATGCAGCATGTCTGGGAAcaccttaataaattaaag ttgtTGATATTAAACATGATAGATAGTGAGAATGAAGGTATCAGAACTCATTCTATAAAGTTTCTGGAGGAAGTAGTTCTGCTGCAGAGCTCCAGTGAGGATACCGAAGATGAGTTCTCACTTGATAAGTTACCTGCTCACTTGCCGTTTCTAAAACGGCATGCATTGGAAGAGGAGGCTGA gcaTATATTTCagctattattaaaatttcacaacTCACAACATATATCCAGCGTTAATTTAATGGCTTGTATGACCACTTTATGTCTACTCGCTAAGTTAAGACCTAAATTTATGCCTCGAGTTGTCCAAGCATTAGGCGACTTACATACAACCTTACCACCAACACTCTCTCAATCGCAAGTCAATTCAGTGAGGAAACATTTGAAAATGCTccttttaaacttaattaaacatCCATCGTCGAATGATATGTTACCAAACTTGACACAACTCCTCGCTGACATCGGTATGACACCACAAGAGATCAATAAAGCTGTACCAAAAGATAGAAGAAATAAACGTGTCAATGAAATCAAAGGGGATGATAATCCAGCTAAAAGATTCAGAATTGATTCCCCTCAAAGTAATAGTCAAGGCAGTGACAGTAACAGTCGTAGTGAATTCAATTACGAAGATGACAGCAGTCAACATAGTATTAGTATAAGTAAAGCTTCAGTCACAGAAGACTCTATATTTGACGGTCTGAACAATATTGACTGTGTAGTCAATCTCATAATCTCAACTCTTCAAAACCATCTTCCAACCACCATGCCGAGTAGCTTTGTAACAGCTTACAAACCTATACCAAATTCTGGCACTAAAACACAAAAGAAAAGTCTAGCTAAAATGATATTAGCATTGATTAAGGATGAACCAATGCCTACCACACCCACTCTAACTCCCAACCCCACTCTAACTCCTACTCCCACTGTTAATCCAACTCCAATACAACCGCCATTATTATCTGATACCACAACCAAAATACCATTACTAAGAGACGATGATGAAAAAGTAACACTAAAGAATGCAGTCGCCAAACTGCAAGAATCAGCCAAAGCGGAAAGAGAAATGGAGAGTGCAGTATCCAAATTAATGGAAGAAACAAGACAAGAGCATATAAAAGCGGAAGAAAggaaaactaaagaaaaagaaaaattagtaGCACCACCTACACCTTCTATACCTAAATTAAAGCAGAAAGTTAAACTATTGAAACTACAAGAACTAACAAGACCGATACCGAAAGATATAAAAGAGAAACTTATGTTACAAGCCGTAGAAAGGATATTAAGAGCGGAACAAGATTGTATTATAGGTGGTGCTGAACAAATACGTTCAAAGTTCATAACAATATTTGCATCAAGTTATACATCAGATATAAGAGAATTGGTACTTAATTATATTCTAGAAGATCCTGTGAAAAGAATTGATTTAGCATTATCTTGGTTGTATGAAGAATACTCTATAATGCAAGGTTTCAATCGTCATCCGttgacattgaaaaatattaatgagaaATATGACCAAAATTACAATCAACTTCTCTGTTCGTTGATAACTCAGGTGTGTGAGAGAGGTGATCCATTAATGGAGAATAGCAAAGATTTACTTATGAGAAAGATTTATTTGGAATCTCCGGTTGTTACTGAAGAGGCAATTGATTATTTGAAGCATTTAGTTAGTGAAGAAAAAATGGCGTTATTAGCTTTGGATTTGTTGGAAGAGTTATGTTTGATGAGACCACCGAGAGCTCATAAATACGTCGCCTCGTTAGTTACTCATGTTT TGAGTGACAACGAAGAGATCCGAGAAGTAGCACTAAAATCTTCACTAAAAGTGTACAAGAACAGCACAGATTCCGCACGACGTGTTATAGAGAAGAGCGCACTTCTCCATTTAGGATTTATAACTCTGTCCACCCCTCCGGAGATCATCAGTCCGCAACATGCCAGGGTATGGACTGATGAGCAGTATAAAATGTGCTTGAACCTCGTCATAGCATTGTTCCCGGAGAAAGAAG ATTTGATATTGGAAGTGGCGCGTGTTTACGGAAGCGCGGGGGCAGAGGCGAAGCGCTGCGTGTTGCGTGCGCTGGAGGGGCCGGTACGTGCCGCGGCCACGCCCCCCACCGCACAGACCACGCCCCCCACCGCACAGGCCACGCCCCCCGCCCCGCCCACACTGCGCCCCGCCTTCCGTCTGCTGCTGGACGAGTGTCCGCGAGGAGCTGAGACACTTCTCACTAGACTTGTGCATATACTCACTGAGAAAT CGCCCCCCACTCCGGAGTTGGTGTCAAAAGTACGTGAATTGTACGCGTCTCGAGTGTCCGATGTTCGCTTCCTGATTCCAGTTCTTACTGGACTCACTAAAAAAGAG ATCCTCGCAGCATTACCTAAATTAATCAAACTGAACCCGGCTGTGGTTAGAGAAGTGTTCAACAAACTCCTCGGTCTTCAGAACTCGCCGGATGAGGAACCACCTG TTTCACCACAGGACCTTTTAGTGGAATTGCACCTTATAGACCCGAGCAAAGCCGACCTCAAATACATCATTAAAGCGACCGCCATTTGCTTCGCGGAGAAAAACACATACACACAGGAC GTGCTGTCGGCGGTGCTGCAGCGTCTGGCGGAGGAGCGGGAGATCCCGGTGCTGATGATGCGCAGCGTGCTGCAGGCCCTCACCCTGCATCCCACACTCGCGCCCCTCGCCACGCACATACTCAGCCTGCTCATTGAGAAGGAG GTGTGGCGTCACAAGGTGGCGTGGGAGGGTTGGGTGAAGTGCTGCGAGCGTCTGCAGGCGTTGGGCAGCTCCGGCGTCGTGCCGCTGCTGGCAGCCCTGCCTCCTCCTGCACTCGCATCCCTGCCCGCGTCCCTCCAGCAACTCGCAATG gagcCACAAACTGGCAACCCTATAGAGCCACTACCGCCAGGCATGGATTGA
- the LOC106707560 gene encoding uncharacterized protein LOC106707560 isoform X3, which yields MAYTLPRMEKCCCISLRTGSLLVGYVSIVISLLFTGAVSWSLYKVVTYVNSEVKPNPEHTAEEIAKVALGVYISHAYLLLVLLYYFFISLLLVIGVHMNNTKYMRYYFKAGLFLLALALALVVVTTIFLGLLATIPLLKWSLTLFFCLIVVRSTYLQMEEQNKPRVYEMQTLYTTQQAPLMA from the exons ATGGCGTATACATTACCTCGAATGGAAAAATGCTGTTGCATTAGCTTGAGGACTGGTTCTCTTTTAGTTGGATACGTTTCTATT gtaatttcattattattcacGGGAGCCGTATCTTGGTCCCTCTACAAAGTAGTAACGTACGTAAATTCTGAGGTTAAGCCGAATCCCGAGCACACGGCCGAGGAGATTGCTAAAGTGGCGCTAGGAGTCTACATTTCCCATGCTTACCTACTGCTCGTCCTTCTATATTACTTCTTTATTAGTCTTCTACTCGTCATTGGAGTACATATG aaCAACACAAAGTATATGAGATATTACTTCAAGGCAGGACTCTTTCTCTTGGCACTTGCGTTAGCTTTGGTGGTAGTTACTACTATCTTCTTAGGACTTTTGGCGACcataccactgttaaaatggAGTT TGACTCTTTTCTTCTGCCTAATCGTTGTAAGAAGCACTTATTTACAAATGGAGGAACAAAATAAACCACGGGTGTACGAAATGCAAACGCTTTATACTACTCAGCAAGCTCCACTAATGGCATAA
- the LOC106707560 gene encoding uncharacterized protein LOC106707560 isoform X2 → MFVNNLLEKMAYTLPRMEKCCCISLRTGSLLVGYVSIVISLLFTGAVSWSLYKVVTYVNSEVKPNPEHTAEEIAKVALGVYISHAYLLLVLLYYFFISLLLVIGVHMNNTKYMRYYFKAGLFLLALALALVVVTTIFLGLLATIPLLKWSLTLFFCLIVVRSTYLQMEEQNKPRVYEMQTLYTTQQAPLMA, encoded by the exons ATGTTCGTAAATAACTTATTAGAAAAAATGGCGTATACATTACCTCGAATGGAAAAATGCTGTTGCATTAGCTTGAGGACTGGTTCTCTTTTAGTTGGATACGTTTCTATT gtaatttcattattattcacGGGAGCCGTATCTTGGTCCCTCTACAAAGTAGTAACGTACGTAAATTCTGAGGTTAAGCCGAATCCCGAGCACACGGCCGAGGAGATTGCTAAAGTGGCGCTAGGAGTCTACATTTCCCATGCTTACCTACTGCTCGTCCTTCTATATTACTTCTTTATTAGTCTTCTACTCGTCATTGGAGTACATATG aaCAACACAAAGTATATGAGATATTACTTCAAGGCAGGACTCTTTCTCTTGGCACTTGCGTTAGCTTTGGTGGTAGTTACTACTATCTTCTTAGGACTTTTGGCGACcataccactgttaaaatggAGTT TGACTCTTTTCTTCTGCCTAATCGTTGTAAGAAGCACTTATTTACAAATGGAGGAACAAAATAAACCACGGGTGTACGAAATGCAAACGCTTTATACTACTCAGCAAGCTCCACTAATGGCATAA
- the LOC106707560 gene encoding uncharacterized protein LOC106707560 isoform X1 produces the protein MCLIVEVILPTIQTFLLLFSLRFGCLIILAWTSFRSWFGIVFFSSAILEVLARRKSPLHMLLLWPKKKFLFDDNFYLIYYLYVSLLVVEAILFVFCIVFFTWGMYKVRSRPLRQYLICRCVTWLAEVVLLLALCLNHRKLIGWYLVMLMFVILEFYSLITVYSYYVNITTEENDPRNYPEKLQNIYDTNSKGSEGQSQTTSLVTHYYRR, from the exons ATGTGTTTAATTGTGGAAGTTATTCTGCCGACGATACAAACATTTCTACTTCTATTCTCGTTACGATTTGGTTGCCTTATTATTCTCGCTTGGACATCT TTCAGATCATGGTTCGGCATTGTCTTCTTCTCGTCAGCAATACTCGAAGTGCTAGCGAGACGCAAGTCGCCGCTGCACATGCTACTCTTGTGGCCAAAAAAGAAATTCTTATTTGATGATAACTTCTACCTCATATATTACTTATATGTATCCCTACTAGTTGTTGAGGCGATACTGTTTGTGTTTTGCATCGTTTTTTTCACTTGGGGAATGTATAAG GTAAGATCGCGGCCTCTACGACAATACCTGATCTGTCGCTGCGTAACATGGTTAGCAGAGGTGGTGCTGCTTCTAGCGTTGTGCCTTAATCACAGGAAGCTCATAGGCTGGTACTTGGTCATGCTGATGTTTGTCA TTCTGGAGTTCTATTCGCTGATAACTGTGTACAGTTATTACGTGAACATAACAACTGAGGAAAATGATCCGCGAAACTATCCCGAGAAATTGCAGAACATTTACGACACAAATTC AAAAGGTAGCGAAGGACAATCGCAAACAACTTCACTCGTAACTCATTACTATCGCCGTTAA
- the LOC106711972 gene encoding uncharacterized protein LOC106711972, which produces MELFRQRSLRELMEYCREGTKKSIQRYKKKAKWYWPELHLYCGVCKLRTGLYIRSAICLVFYIIATVLNIIMVYYIVEGGRFLFSMDMTALEDYLEVNLTDVKLERAKKIYTLLLSYLIFWCIFKMIYILSLVSTIYAMYKKKPKILKLVIFNNTLNWILDIILSFFGAVITQLFSKVLVLFCILFEGYNLLALSSEYKQLKGKSKLIIYLPDTTNVEAIDTPTDVNNQIEENIRHNISNHCETCTCNEPMLPNTSEVIATNVTSQCTSSNEKEVNIKDVEIIFNQDQLLQHSSSVLETRNTRPSRPTVLELPPYLEEESEMKKDKEILVAVIYDQNQLNICGSPIIESREN; this is translated from the exons ATGGAGCTTTTTAGACAACGCAGCCTACGGGAGCTTATGGAATATTGTCGGGAAGGCACCAAGAAGAGCATTCAAAG atataaAAAGAAGGCAAAATGGTATTGGCCAGAGCTTCACCTCTACTGCGGAGTCTGCAAACTGAGAACCGGCCTATACATAAGAAGTGCAATCTGTTTG gTGTTCTACATAATTGCGACTGTACTCAACATTATTATGGTCTACTACATAGTAGAAGGGGGAAGATTTCTATTTTCAATGGATATGACAGCATTGGAAGATTACTTGGAAGTTAATTTGACGGATGTGAAGCTTGAGCGAGCGAAGAAAATCTACACTTTGCTcctatcttacttaatattctGGTGTATCttcaaaatgatttatatcTTGTCTCTTGTGTCCACAATTTATGCAATgtacaaa AAGAAGCcgaaaattttgaaattagtaatatttaacaatactcTAAATTGGATACTGGACattatattatcattttttggagCAGTAATTACTCAATTATTCTCTAAAGTCCTAGTTCTTTTTTGCATTT TATTCGAAGGGTACAACTTATTGGCGCTATCCAGTGAATACAAgcaattaaaaggaaaatcaaAACTTATTATATACTTACCCGATACAACAAATGTCGAAGCCATTGACACACCAACAGATGTCAATAATCAAATAGAAGAGAACATACGTCATAATATATCAAATCATTGCGAAACATGTACATGTAATGAACCTATGTTACCTAACACTTCTGAAGTTATAGCAACTAATGTAACATCTCAATGTACATCTTCAAATGAGaaagaagtaaatattaaagatgTCGAAATAATCTTCAATCAAGACCAATTACTTCAACATAGTAGTTCTGTACTAGAAACTAGAAATACAAGACCAAGTAGACCGACAGTGTTAGAACTACCGCCGTATTTGGAAGAAGAGAGTGAGATGAAGAAAGATAAGGAAATACTAGTGGCAGTTATTTATGATCagaatcaattaaatatttgtggcAGCCCAATAATAGAGAGTCGAGAAAATTGA